In Janibacter cremeus, a genomic segment contains:
- the narI gene encoding respiratory nitrate reductase subunit gamma: MTDFLWVIVPYLCLATFVIGHIWRWRYDQFGWTTRSSQLYESKLLRIGSPLFHFGMLGVLAGHIIGLVIPKLWTDFLGISDRAYHVLALAGGIPAGIAALVGLVILVYRRRMTGPVFSATTVNDKVMYFFLGAVIIFGMWNTIAGSLLEFGGHYNYREGVSPWWRSIFLFQPEPQLMAQAPWGFKAHAMSAMILFALWPFTRLVHVFSGPIGYLTRPYIVYRSRDRVRGDEAGISGPQRGWDHPELQKRK; encoded by the coding sequence TTGACTGACTTCCTCTGGGTCATCGTTCCCTACCTGTGCCTGGCGACCTTCGTCATCGGGCACATCTGGCGCTGGCGCTACGACCAGTTCGGGTGGACCACCCGCTCGTCGCAGCTCTACGAGAGCAAGCTCCTACGCATCGGCAGCCCGCTCTTCCACTTCGGCATGCTCGGTGTCCTCGCCGGGCACATCATCGGCCTGGTCATCCCGAAGCTGTGGACCGACTTCCTGGGCATCAGCGACAGGGCCTACCACGTGCTCGCCCTCGCCGGCGGTATCCCGGCCGGCATCGCCGCTCTCGTCGGACTGGTCATCCTCGTCTACCGTCGGCGCATGACCGGCCCGGTCTTCTCCGCGACGACGGTCAACGACAAGGTGATGTACTTCTTCCTCGGCGCGGTGATCATCTTCGGGATGTGGAACACCATTGCCGGGTCGCTGCTGGAGTTCGGCGGTCACTACAACTATCGCGAGGGCGTCTCCCCGTGGTGGCGCAGCATCTTCCTCTTCCAGCCGGAGCCACAGCTGATGGCTCAGGCACCGTGGGGCTTCAAGGCGCACGCCATGAGCGCGATGATCCTCTTCGCGCTGTGGCCCTTCACCCGCCTCGTGCACGTCTTCTCCGGGCCGATCGGGTACCTCACCCGGCCCTACATCGTCTACCGCAGCCGTGATCGCGTCCGCGGTGACGAGGCCGGGATCAGCGGGCCGCAGCGCGGCTGGGACCACCCGGAGCTGCAGAAGCGCAAGTGA
- a CDS encoding MoaD/ThiS family protein has translation MARVRYFASAAEAAGTDEEQLDGASVGEVLAAAERAHGDRLAEVLTRCSVLHEGRYVDDHGALVQASDTIDVLPPFAGG, from the coding sequence ATGGCACGGGTTCGCTACTTCGCCTCAGCCGCCGAGGCCGCCGGGACCGACGAGGAGCAGCTCGACGGAGCGAGCGTCGGCGAGGTCCTCGCCGCCGCGGAGCGCGCCCACGGTGACCGGCTCGCCGAGGTGTTGACGCGGTGCTCGGTCCTGCACGAAGGCCGCTACGTGGACGACCACGGCGCCCTCGTGCAGGCGAGCGACACGATCGACGTGCTTCCCCCCTTCGCCGGAGGCTGA
- a CDS encoding MogA/MoaB family molybdenum cofactor biosynthesis protein translates to MAVAAHVISVSDRAAAGVREDLSGPPAVERLRAGGYDTSASLVPDGADEVEQVLRAALATGARLVITSGGTGVGPHDRTPEGTAPVLDRELHGVAELLRAEGARNTPFAALSRGLVGVVDAGPDSPGALVVNLPGSPKAVGEGLDVLLPLVGHILDQLSGGDH, encoded by the coding sequence GTGGCCGTTGCGGCACATGTCATCTCCGTCTCCGACCGCGCTGCCGCCGGCGTGCGGGAGGACCTCTCCGGACCGCCCGCTGTCGAGCGTCTGCGGGCCGGCGGCTATGACACGAGCGCCAGCCTCGTGCCCGACGGGGCCGATGAGGTCGAGCAGGTCCTGCGCGCTGCGCTGGCCACCGGTGCCCGGCTCGTGATCACCTCGGGCGGCACCGGCGTGGGGCCCCACGACCGCACCCCGGAGGGCACCGCGCCCGTTCTGGACCGCGAGCTCCACGGAGTGGCCGAGCTGCTGCGGGCCGAAGGGGCGCGCAACACCCCCTTCGCCGCCCTCTCCCGCGGGCTCGTGGGTGTCGTCGACGCGGGCCCCGACTCTCCCGGCGCCCTGGTCGTCAACCTGCCTGGCAGCCCGAAGGCCGTCGGCGAGGGGCTCGACGTCCTGCTGCCCCTCGTGGGTCACATCCTCGACCAGTTGTCCGGAGGCGATCACTGA
- a CDS encoding DUF1731 domain-containing protein, whose protein sequence is MSLPRVVIAGGSGSLGRLLAARLVEHGHDVRILTRRVDPGNPFEQVVWDGRTVGDWGDVLRTEDEAGVALVNLAGKLVDVRPTEANVAELRRSRVESTRALVEASHRLERPLVAWVQGSTTAIWSDAGEERVTETTPLPDPGLPQMTGVARPWESATQGANADHLVLLRTSIVLDRNAPALQILARLTRAGLGGRVGSGQQWFSWIHHEDWVRVAIAALGLDPQVGVPEGPLVAAAPHPLRNADLMAALRRHLRRPPAPPTPAPLLRLGAVVLRSDPALALTGRHCTSAVLADAGFTFAQPDIDSALAQIYG, encoded by the coding sequence ATGAGCCTGCCCCGCGTCGTCATCGCCGGCGGGTCCGGGTCCCTCGGGCGGCTGCTCGCCGCCCGACTGGTCGAGCACGGTCACGACGTGCGCATCCTCACCCGCCGGGTGGACCCCGGGAATCCCTTCGAACAGGTCGTCTGGGACGGCCGCACCGTCGGCGACTGGGGCGATGTCCTGCGCACGGAGGACGAAGCGGGCGTCGCCCTGGTCAACCTCGCCGGCAAGCTCGTCGACGTGCGCCCGACGGAAGCCAACGTCGCCGAGCTGCGCCGCTCACGGGTGGAGTCCACCCGGGCTCTCGTCGAGGCGAGTCATCGTCTCGAGCGGCCGCTCGTGGCATGGGTGCAGGGTTCGACGACGGCGATCTGGTCCGATGCCGGGGAGGAGCGGGTCACCGAGACCACTCCCCTGCCCGACCCCGGCCTTCCACAGATGACCGGCGTGGCCCGACCGTGGGAGTCAGCGACGCAGGGAGCGAATGCCGACCACCTCGTGCTGCTGCGCACCTCGATCGTGCTCGACCGGAACGCCCCCGCACTGCAGATCCTCGCTCGCCTGACGCGCGCGGGTCTCGGGGGTCGGGTCGGGTCCGGGCAGCAGTGGTTCAGCTGGATCCACCACGAGGACTGGGTGCGGGTGGCCATCGCCGCGTTGGGTCTCGACCCGCAGGTGGGCGTCCCCGAGGGGCCGCTCGTCGCGGCGGCGCCCCACCCCCTTCGCAACGCAGACCTCATGGCCGCCCTGAGGCGCCATCTGCGCCGCCCCCCGGCACCACCCACTCCCGCACCGCTGCTGCGCCTGGGCGCGGTCGTGCTGCGGAGCGACCCGGCCCTGGCACTCACGGGTCGGCACTGCACGTCGGCGGTCCTGGCGGACGCCGGCTTCACCTTCGCCCAACCGGACATCGACTCCGCCCTGGCCCAGATCTACGGCTGA
- a CDS encoding acyl-CoA dehydrogenase family protein gives MPRNIYDEDHESFRSSVRQFVERSLVPRAESMIAEHTIPREVWLEAGQQGFFGLTIPEEFGGAGIDDYRFNAVVAEELSKFNAATSSCFGIHSDITAPYIVSMGTQEQKERWLPGVVTGEKILSIGMTEPSGGSDLANLKSTAVKADDGSGDWVINGSKTFITNGYQCDLAVVAVRTDPTKGAKGISLFVLEKEDEGFTKGKPLDKVGQPESDTSELFFDNVRVSGDRLLGPEGMGFISMMQNLPQERLGNAIANIAGAKQILQETIEYTKERKAFGQPIGTFQHNKFKIAELVTKVEVSEAYIDSCVVAHAEGKLTAVDAAKAKWWAGEIQCDVLDECVQLHGGYGFMNEYRVARAWKDARVHKIWAGTNEIMKELIGRDLGL, from the coding sequence ATGCCCCGCAACATCTACGACGAGGACCACGAGTCCTTCCGTTCCTCCGTCCGGCAGTTCGTCGAGCGCTCGCTCGTGCCGCGCGCCGAGTCGATGATCGCCGAGCACACGATCCCCCGTGAGGTCTGGCTCGAGGCCGGTCAGCAGGGGTTCTTCGGCCTGACCATTCCCGAGGAGTTCGGCGGAGCGGGCATCGACGACTACCGCTTCAACGCCGTGGTGGCCGAGGAGCTGTCGAAGTTCAACGCCGCGACCTCGTCGTGCTTCGGCATCCACTCCGACATCACCGCGCCGTACATCGTCTCGATGGGCACCCAGGAGCAGAAGGAGCGCTGGCTGCCGGGTGTCGTCACCGGCGAGAAGATTCTGTCCATCGGCATGACCGAGCCGTCCGGCGGCTCGGACCTCGCGAACCTCAAGAGCACCGCCGTGAAGGCCGACGACGGCTCCGGCGACTGGGTCATCAACGGGTCGAAGACCTTCATCACCAACGGCTACCAGTGCGACCTGGCCGTCGTCGCGGTGCGGACCGACCCGACGAAGGGTGCCAAGGGCATCTCCCTGTTCGTCCTCGAGAAGGAGGACGAGGGCTTCACCAAGGGCAAGCCCCTGGACAAGGTGGGCCAGCCCGAGTCGGACACCTCCGAGCTGTTCTTCGACAACGTCCGCGTCTCCGGCGACCGGCTCCTCGGCCCCGAGGGCATGGGCTTCATCTCGATGATGCAGAACCTGCCCCAGGAGCGCCTGGGCAACGCGATCGCCAACATCGCCGGCGCCAAGCAGATCCTCCAGGAGACGATCGAGTACACGAAGGAGCGCAAGGCCTTCGGTCAGCCGATCGGCACCTTCCAGCACAACAAGTTCAAGATCGCCGAGCTCGTCACCAAGGTCGAGGTCTCCGAGGCCTACATCGACTCCTGCGTGGTGGCCCACGCCGAGGGCAAGCTCACCGCAGTCGATGCCGCCAAGGCGAAGTGGTGGGCCGGTGAGATCCAGTGCGACGTCCTCGACGAGTGCGTGCAGCTGCACGGTGGCTACGGCTTCATGAACGAGTACCGCGTCGCCCGCGCCTGGAAGGACGCCCGCGTCCACAAGATCTGGGCGGGCACCAACGAGATCATGAAGGAGCTCATCGGCCGCGACCTGGGCCTCTGA
- a CDS encoding TetR/AcrR family transcriptional regulator codes for MTVPTPSLPAHDNPTVVRLFEAAADAFADKGFHATTTRDIASRAGLSPAGVYVHFASKEDLLFQLSRVGHEGARDALAAAAAEANSPTEALSEVISTFAQWHAEQYQVARIVQYEFRHLSPDHQREVLTLRREIDGVVEGIITEGVASGEFCVEDTRVTALAALSLVVDVARWYHPGVRRTPEDIGADYGRLVLRLVGAS; via the coding sequence GTGACGGTGCCGACGCCATCCCTCCCCGCGCACGACAACCCGACGGTCGTGCGCCTCTTCGAGGCCGCCGCCGATGCCTTCGCGGACAAGGGGTTCCACGCGACGACGACCCGGGACATCGCCTCGCGGGCCGGACTGTCCCCCGCCGGGGTCTACGTCCACTTCGCGAGCAAGGAGGACCTGCTCTTCCAGCTCAGCCGCGTCGGGCACGAGGGCGCGCGCGATGCCCTGGCTGCGGCCGCTGCCGAGGCCAACTCGCCCACGGAGGCCCTGTCCGAAGTGATCTCGACCTTCGCCCAGTGGCACGCGGAGCAGTACCAGGTCGCGCGGATCGTCCAGTACGAATTCCGCCACCTCTCCCCCGACCACCAGCGCGAGGTCCTCACGCTGCGTCGCGAGATCGACGGGGTCGTCGAGGGGATCATCACCGAAGGCGTCGCGTCCGGAGAGTTCTGTGTCGAGGACACCCGCGTCACGGCCCTGGCCGCGCTGTCACTCGTCGTGGACGTCGCGCGCTGGTACCACCCCGGCGTCAGGCGCACCCCCGAGGACATCGGCGCTGACTACGGCCGACTCGTGCTGCGGCTCGTCGGGGCATCATGA
- the moaC gene encoding cyclic pyranopterin monophosphate synthase MoaC: MEHPLTHLDHRGNARMVDVTDKTPTVRAATAAGRVVTSPETVALLRDGAVPKGDVLAVSRIAGIQAAKKTPELLPLAHVIGVHGAVVDLQITDNGIEITATVRTADRTGVEMEALTSVTVAALSVIDMVKGRDRTAHITDVRLLEKTGGRSGTWRREDR; the protein is encoded by the coding sequence ATGGAGCATCCGCTGACCCACCTCGACCACCGGGGCAATGCTCGCATGGTCGACGTCACCGACAAGACACCCACCGTGCGCGCCGCCACAGCAGCCGGGCGCGTGGTCACCTCCCCCGAGACCGTCGCCCTCCTTCGTGATGGTGCCGTGCCGAAGGGAGACGTGCTCGCGGTCTCCCGCATCGCCGGCATCCAGGCGGCGAAGAAGACCCCCGAGCTGCTCCCGCTCGCGCACGTCATCGGCGTGCACGGAGCGGTCGTGGACCTGCAGATCACCGACAACGGCATCGAGATCACCGCGACGGTGCGCACCGCCGACCGCACCGGTGTGGAGATGGAGGCACTGACGAGCGTCACCGTCGCCGCCCTGTCGGTCATCGACATGGTCAAGGGCCGTGACCGCACCGCCCACATCACCGACGTCCGGCTGCTGGAGAAGACCGGCGGCCGCAGCGGTACCTGGCGGCGGGAGGACAGGTGA
- the mobA gene encoding NTP transferase domain-containing protein, producing the protein MIAFDAVVLAGGAARRLGGVSKPDVELAGRRLIDRALVAVSDAREIVVVGDVDVPEGVHRTIEDPPLGGPVAGVAAGVDVLATTAPTAGWTVLLACDLADPLPGLGRLIAAWAHAQRTDAIDTDEHDGWCLADSTGRPQWLFGIHRTESLQRALARFDSPRDRSMRSLLAESTLVTVPAADDDVADIDTWTDHARWVERLEDDDD; encoded by the coding sequence GTGATTGCCTTCGACGCCGTGGTGCTCGCCGGCGGCGCCGCACGACGCCTCGGGGGGGTGAGCAAACCCGATGTCGAGCTCGCCGGACGCCGCCTCATCGACAGGGCGCTCGTCGCTGTCTCGGACGCCCGCGAGATCGTCGTCGTCGGCGACGTCGACGTCCCCGAAGGGGTGCACCGCACGATCGAGGACCCGCCCCTCGGTGGTCCGGTCGCCGGTGTCGCCGCGGGGGTGGACGTCCTGGCCACGACCGCACCGACGGCCGGCTGGACCGTGCTGCTCGCCTGCGACCTCGCCGACCCGCTGCCGGGGCTCGGCCGCCTCATCGCCGCGTGGGCACACGCCCAGCGCACGGATGCGATCGACACCGACGAGCACGACGGCTGGTGCCTCGCCGACTCGACCGGACGCCCGCAGTGGCTCTTCGGCATCCACCGCACCGAATCCCTGCAGCGGGCCCTGGCCCGCTTCGACAGCCCGCGCGACCGCTCGATGCGCAGCCTGCTCGCCGAGTCGACCCTCGTGACCGTCCCCGCCGCCGACGACGACGTGGCCGACATCGACACCTGGACCGACCACGCCCGCTGGGTCGAACGACTGGAGGACGACGATGACTGA
- a CDS encoding DUF6457 domain-containing protein, with protein sequence MTDLDAEQTRWANWIEDACAAVGIEPESVDVPGIHILTRQIAHGFERPMAPVGAYVLGVAVGHLEAQGRPVDLESMRRAIAGTIKDQPNKDGA encoded by the coding sequence ATGACTGACCTGGACGCCGAGCAGACCCGCTGGGCCAACTGGATCGAGGACGCCTGCGCGGCGGTGGGCATCGAGCCCGAGTCGGTCGACGTCCCCGGGATCCACATCCTCACCCGGCAGATCGCGCACGGCTTCGAGCGGCCGATGGCCCCCGTCGGCGCCTATGTGCTCGGGGTCGCGGTCGGGCACCTCGAGGCACAGGGCCGACCGGTGGACCTCGAGTCGATGCGACGGGCCATCGCCGGGACGATCAAGGACCAACCAAACAAGGACGGTGCGTGA
- the moaA gene encoding GTP 3',8-cyclase MoaA: MTRPLMDTHGRLHRDLRISLTDKCNLRCTYCMPAEGVPLLPKQELLTTQELLRVVGIAVDAGVEEVRLTGGEPLLRPDVVDIVAGISAMEGGAGPVEVSMTTNAIRLPKLAEPLRQAGLSRVNISLDTLDPDRFKQLSRRDRFEDTMAGIDAADEAGFHPVKINTVLMPGFNDDEPVELLRWALRRGFELRFIEQMPLDGGHEWQRTNMITGAEILAKLRTEFTLTEVPGRGAAPAELFYVDGGPAKVGVIASVTMPFCGACDRLRLTADGQLRSCLFAQGETDLRTPLRESGDPEEIVDLIHFCLAGKKPGHGINEPGFLQPPRPMSAIGG; the protein is encoded by the coding sequence ATGACCCGCCCACTGATGGACACCCATGGCCGCCTGCACCGCGATCTGCGGATCTCGCTGACGGACAAGTGCAACCTGCGATGCACCTACTGCATGCCCGCGGAGGGCGTGCCGCTGCTCCCCAAGCAGGAGCTGCTGACCACGCAGGAGCTCCTGCGGGTCGTCGGCATCGCCGTCGACGCGGGGGTCGAGGAGGTGCGCCTGACCGGCGGTGAACCGCTGCTGCGTCCCGACGTCGTCGACATCGTCGCCGGCATCTCCGCGATGGAGGGCGGTGCCGGTCCGGTCGAGGTGTCGATGACGACCAATGCCATCCGTCTGCCGAAGTTGGCCGAGCCGTTGCGCCAGGCGGGTTTGTCGCGCGTCAACATCAGTTTGGACACACTGGATCCGGACCGGTTCAAGCAGTTGAGCCGTCGGGACCGGTTCGAGGACACGATGGCCGGCATCGACGCCGCGGACGAGGCCGGTTTCCACCCGGTGAAGATCAACACCGTCCTGATGCCGGGCTTCAACGACGACGAGCCGGTGGAGCTGCTGCGCTGGGCGCTGCGGCGCGGCTTCGAGCTGCGCTTCATCGAGCAGATGCCGCTCGACGGCGGGCACGAGTGGCAGCGCACGAACATGATCACCGGCGCGGAGATCCTGGCGAAGCTGCGCACCGAGTTCACTCTCACCGAGGTGCCCGGCCGCGGCGCCGCTCCCGCCGAGCTCTTCTACGTGGACGGCGGTCCGGCCAAGGTCGGCGTCATCGCGTCGGTGACGATGCCCTTCTGCGGGGCCTGCGACCGCCTGCGGCTGACCGCGGACGGTCAGCTGCGTTCGTGTCTCTTCGCCCAGGGCGAGACCGACCTGCGTACTCCGCTGCGTGAGAGCGGCGACCCGGAGGAGATCGTGGACCTGATCCACTTCTGCTTGGCGGGCAAGAAGCCCGGGCACGGGATCAATGAGCCCGGTTTCCTCCAGCCGCCGCGGCCGATGAGCGCCATCGGCGGCTGA
- a CDS encoding rhodanese-like domain-containing protein, with the protein MLFIDVLAATQREIPLAARAGRTHSPRKPRRRATPAPTSGGGVTAVVSPTDLASRLDGAQAPFVLDVRDAHELADGVVPGAAHIPVSILTSDPASSADVPTDRDVVLVCRAGPRAELAATALRARGYERLFVLEGGMLAWSAPVPHELEMP; encoded by the coding sequence GTGCTCTTCATCGACGTCCTCGCCGCGACCCAGCGGGAGATCCCGCTGGCCGCGCGCGCCGGGCGCACGCACTCGCCACGGAAGCCACGCCGACGCGCGACACCGGCGCCGACCTCTGGTGGTGGCGTGACTGCCGTCGTATCCCCCACGGACCTGGCGAGCCGGTTGGACGGGGCACAGGCCCCCTTCGTCCTCGATGTGCGGGACGCCCACGAGCTGGCCGACGGTGTCGTCCCGGGCGCCGCACACATCCCCGTGTCGATCCTCACGTCCGACCCTGCCTCGAGCGCGGACGTCCCGACCGACCGTGACGTCGTGCTCGTGTGCCGCGCCGGCCCACGCGCCGAGCTGGCGGCCACCGCCCTGCGGGCCCGCGGGTACGAGCGGCTCTTCGTCCTCGAGGGCGGGATGCTCGCCTGGTCCGCACCCGTCCCGCACGAGCTGGAGATGCCATGA
- the glp gene encoding gephyrin-like molybdotransferase Glp encodes MTTTRRTLLTVEEYLAELMTDLLGGTGPIRQTQDVPLAQALGRVLAEPVRAVGDVPAFANSAMDGYAVRHTDLTTLPTSLQVVADVAAGSADDPALEAGQCVRIMTGAPLPSAADTIVPVELTDAGTEVVAINEAPEPGRHVRGAGEDVRAGDVIVPAGTSVTGRVLGSIAAAGTGTVTVRRRPVVAVAATGDELVAPGGSLRRGQIFESNGTHLAATLLELGAEVSRSVVLSDEADAFAADLDELADGADLVLLTGGVSVGAFDVSRIVLERSAQGVFRHVRMQPGKPQGWARWNGVPVLAFPGNPVSTAISFEVFGRPVIDHLLGREQPDGPTTAVAATGWRSPAGRRQFVPVGLTSDETGRLLATPTHRRGSASHMVTSLAGARAVAIVPEDTDEVTAGDLVEIRSL; translated from the coding sequence ATGACCACCACCCGACGCACCCTGCTGACCGTCGAGGAGTACCTCGCCGAACTGATGACCGACCTGCTCGGCGGGACCGGGCCGATCCGGCAGACGCAGGACGTGCCGCTGGCGCAGGCCCTCGGACGGGTGCTCGCCGAGCCGGTGCGCGCGGTCGGGGACGTGCCGGCCTTCGCCAACTCGGCCATGGACGGCTACGCCGTGCGGCACACGGACCTGACCACCCTGCCCACGTCTCTGCAGGTCGTGGCCGATGTCGCGGCCGGCTCCGCCGACGACCCTGCGCTCGAGGCCGGGCAGTGCGTGCGCATCATGACCGGCGCCCCCCTACCGAGCGCCGCTGACACGATCGTCCCGGTCGAGCTCACCGACGCCGGGACCGAGGTCGTCGCGATCAACGAGGCACCCGAGCCGGGACGCCACGTGCGCGGCGCCGGTGAGGACGTCCGCGCCGGTGACGTCATCGTCCCCGCCGGCACGAGTGTCACCGGCCGCGTCCTGGGCAGTATCGCCGCTGCGGGTACCGGGACGGTCACCGTCCGCCGCCGCCCCGTCGTCGCCGTCGCGGCGACGGGAGACGAGCTGGTGGCCCCGGGCGGGAGCCTTCGGCGCGGTCAGATCTTCGAGTCCAACGGGACCCACCTCGCCGCGACCCTCCTGGAGCTCGGCGCCGAGGTCAGCCGCTCGGTCGTGCTCTCCGACGAGGCCGACGCCTTCGCCGCCGACCTCGACGAGCTCGCCGACGGCGCCGACCTCGTCCTGCTCACCGGTGGCGTGAGCGTCGGCGCCTTCGACGTCTCCAGGATCGTCCTCGAGCGCTCCGCGCAGGGAGTCTTCCGGCACGTGCGCATGCAACCGGGCAAGCCCCAGGGGTGGGCCCGCTGGAACGGCGTGCCCGTCCTCGCCTTCCCCGGCAACCCCGTGAGCACGGCGATCTCCTTCGAGGTCTTCGGGCGTCCCGTCATCGACCACCTGCTCGGTCGGGAACAGCCGGACGGGCCGACCACCGCGGTCGCTGCCACCGGATGGCGCTCGCCGGCCGGCCGTCGCCAGTTCGTACCCGTGGGCCTGACCAGCGACGAGACCGGACGCCTTCTCGCAACGCCGACCCACCGCCGCGGTTCGGCCTCGCACATGGTCACCTCCCTCGCGGGTGCCCGCGCCGTGGCGATCGTCCCCGAGGACACCGACGAGGTCACCGCCGGCGACCTCGTCGAGATCAGGAGCCTGTAG
- the narJ gene encoding nitrate reductase molybdenum cofactor assembly chaperone: MMPWRRHRRSAPSLGPQAQADAWQLISLLLDYPDERLASLRPLLRESASGLPEHVGGPLLTFLDRLETVPLQQVQSEYVDTFDVTRKCSLHLTFFLHGDTRKRGAALVQFKQAYRAAGVEMAEEGSELPDHLSVILEFGATTDSASAWKLLNDHRVGIELLHRALTDRESPWRPVVVALRATLPTLQGDDEQALARLIAEGPPQEEVGIDQSPYAMDPALEEATAAQPPTPQPSARADLGPTIPVGAPR; this comes from the coding sequence ATGATGCCGTGGCGACGGCACCGACGCAGCGCACCGTCCCTCGGTCCGCAGGCACAGGCCGATGCCTGGCAGCTGATCTCTCTGCTGCTGGACTACCCCGACGAACGGCTGGCCTCCCTTCGACCGCTCCTGCGCGAGAGCGCCAGCGGCCTGCCCGAGCACGTCGGCGGCCCGCTGCTCACCTTCCTCGACCGCTTGGAGACCGTCCCGCTGCAGCAGGTGCAGAGCGAGTACGTCGACACCTTCGACGTCACCCGCAAGTGCTCGCTGCACCTGACGTTCTTCCTCCACGGGGACACCCGCAAGCGCGGAGCGGCCCTCGTGCAGTTCAAGCAGGCCTACCGTGCTGCCGGGGTCGAGATGGCCGAGGAAGGGAGCGAGCTGCCGGATCACCTGTCCGTGATCCTGGAGTTCGGAGCGACCACGGACTCGGCCAGTGCGTGGAAGCTGCTCAACGACCACCGGGTCGGGATCGAGCTGCTCCATCGCGCCCTCACCGACCGTGAGTCGCCGTGGCGTCCGGTCGTCGTCGCACTGCGGGCGACGCTGCCCACCCTCCAGGGCGACGACGAGCAGGCCCTCGCCCGGCTCATCGCCGAGGGCCCACCCCAGGAGGAGGTCGGCATCGACCAGTCCCCGTACGCCATGGACCCCGCTCTCGAGGAGGCAACCGCTGCCCAACCTCCCACGCCCCAGCCGTCCGCCCGGGCCGACCTCGGCCCGACCATCCCCGTAGGAGCCCCCCGTTGA
- a CDS encoding molybdenum cofactor biosynthesis protein MoaE produces MTRSAWISTEAIDLAAMLTSVDRPTHGAVASFVGQVRDHDPEAAGEVVALRYTCHPDAGRFIEEVVARTVAEHDSAGETDVSATHRIGDLDVGDLALVVVVGSAHRDLAFTLCRAVVEAIKHELPVWKQQFEVDGSHVWSGMSC; encoded by the coding sequence ATGACACGTAGCGCGTGGATCTCCACCGAGGCGATCGACCTGGCCGCCATGCTCACGAGCGTCGACCGGCCCACCCACGGTGCGGTCGCGAGTTTCGTCGGGCAGGTCCGGGACCACGATCCCGAGGCCGCGGGTGAGGTCGTCGCACTGCGCTACACCTGCCACCCGGACGCTGGGCGGTTCATCGAGGAGGTCGTCGCGCGGACCGTCGCGGAGCACGACTCCGCGGGCGAGACGGACGTGTCCGCCACCCACCGCATCGGGGACCTCGATGTCGGTGATCTCGCGCTCGTCGTCGTGGTCGGCAGCGCCCACCGTGATCTCGCCTTCACCCTCTGTCGCGCCGTCGTCGAGGCGATCAAGCACGAGCTGCCGGTCTGGAAGCAGCAGTTCGAGGTCGACGGCTCCCACGTATGGTCAGGAATGAGTTGCTGA